The Neurospora crassa OR74A linkage group I, whole genome shotgun sequence genome segment TAGAGAGTTGAATAGTAAGCGAGAAACATACCTGGAATACTTGATAGAAATTTTGCCACGCTTGCGGGCAACACCAAGAGAACGGAAACCACGGGTAGCGAACTCAGCAACCTTGTTCTTGTAGGCCTGGTCAACCTCCTCAGAGATGGGGTGGTCCTCCTCGACAGTCTTCAAAACGAGGGGCACCCTTGACGCAAGTGATGCGCTCACCCTGGGGAGactcgacgacggcgacgacctTCTTGGAGACGGGGTCGAAGGGGTGGAACTGGAGAACCTTGTACTTGGAGAGAATGGACTTGGCGCGGGGGTAGTACTTGAGGGACTTGAGGAAAGCCTTgtgacgacggcgacgacctTCTTGGAGACGGGGTCGAAGGGGTGGAACTGGAGAACCTTGTACTTGGAGAGAACGGACTTGGCGCGGGGGTAGTACTTGAGGGACTTGAGGAAAGCCTTGTCGATGGTATcaatacccttcttcttgcgggAAGCGGCTAAGCAGGCAGTAAGCATGAGATCCTCGGGGTCGACACTATGATATAATCATCAATGTTTGGTTATATGTTGGGAGAAGAATTTGAGAGGGGGGATACAGTAGTTTAAGTACCTGTTGGGAGGGCCCGGGTCGGGTTTCCTATCTGATTGCATTCATCCTTTGTGACCAGTCATCCTTTCTGTACGAGTACCGGTAAAGCTCACTTCTGCaagtacataggtaggttggGAGGTCCGAGGGCACACGGTTTCCAAGTTTAATGCCTACCGTTTACCAGGCGGGATGAATACTAAGGTTGTAATATCATCCTGCCTATACGAGCGAAGCTCACTTCTGcaggtacataggtaggttggGAGGTCCGAGGTTACGGTTGCCAAGTTTGATGCCTACCGTTTACCAGGCGGGATGAATACTAAGGTTGTAATATCATCCTGCCTACACGAGCGAAGCTCACTTCTGCAGGTACATGGGTAGGTTGGGAGGTCCGAGGTTACAATTGCCAAGTTTAATGCCTACCGTTTACTAGGCGggataaataataaggtGGCAGTGTCGTCCTGCCTGCACGAGCGAAGCTCACTTCTGCAGTTGCGTAAAGGTAAGCAGGCGCTGGTGCTCGGCAACATCGGTACATACCTAGAGCGTAGAACAGCGCGACATACCAAATACAAACTATCTAAGCTGAGGCTTGATTCGCTTTCATTCGCATATTGACCAATGTAGGTATTGAAGTCTACGTAAGAATCCCAAACCCAAGGACGCTGTAGGCTATACTATATCTCGACCAAGACCCGTAAACGACCTGAAGAGGctccccccccaaaaagTATACCCTTGAATATTTTGCTGCAGGTCCCAACCTATAAACGCCATGGAAGAATGCAATTGCTTGCCCAACGCAGCCCCACGCTGCCCTGCTCTCCCATACATCTCTTCTTATTGTACAGCTCATGGACATCACAACCATCTGCCCGCAGCAAACACCAGCGGATCCAATACTTGGCACTGGTACATCCAATTACCCGTCATCCAAGCTATTGGTTGgtacgacaacgacgactcCGCAGGAGCACTTTAATAGCATAACAACGTGAACGCCAACCGACCGGAGAGGGAAGCAGGAGAGTGTGATGGTTCGACTTTAGCTTGGCCTGCCAGAATGGGAAGAACTAGGAAATGCAAGTCAAGAGGGAGACAGAGACCAGACTTTCAAGCTGACGTGGggaacgaaaagaaaaagagaaaacagCATAATGGACCAGGCGATAGGAAGGAAACGGAACTTGAACTCCCTCCACCAGAGATTTTCTCGTTCTGAATCTTGCTGCACGAACGAAAGCAGCCACCGATGACGAGACAACGAACGGGCTGCGACAAAAAAGCGAAGAGAGGGAGTGAAATGGGCCGTATAAGCAGACGTAGGGAAATTGGACAGCCGAGGGCTGAAGGACTGACGTGacaggggaaggggaagaggaggcggaaAAGGGGTGATATTCAGCAGCACAAAGCACGAAATTTGGTCGCCTACTCACTCTTGACGTATCTGGTAAACTTTCTGGCAGACCGACCGATCGAGCGAGCAGCGAGCAGCGAACGCGAAAATCGAAACCACAAAAAAAGGATGTACATCGCCATAAAAGAAACACGACGGATGCCAGCAGTATGACAGCGGGAGTGGCGGTTTGCCTGTGTTAC includes the following:
- a CDS encoding AR2 gives rise to the protein MQSDRKPDPGPPNSVDPEDLMLTACLAASRKKKGIDTIDKAFLKSLKYYPRAKSVLSKYKVLQFHPFDPVSKKVVAVVTRLSSSPSSTTPAPSPFSPSTRFSSSTPSTPSPRRSSPSSSLPRVSASLASRVPLVLKTVEEDHPISEEVDQAYKNKVAEFATRGFRSLGVARKRGKISIKYSRMKITESVALEVDNHNFPTQTVIPAIIGWVVIGYMWFWYRSINIWVHWNGAIDTFTHYTENQQRTRIAAYCLIPLMFVGIWPLDLFGCIICYVSKAINNEQGLPRTLPIAETLNTTPTNPNVQHPDPPPPYNGVGAKCARP